One Arthrobacter sp. FW306-07-I genomic window carries:
- a CDS encoding FadR/GntR family transcriptional regulator, which yields MTTPAAGAAPRPRTHDALLKDIEADLRAGKIKVGDRLPGERTLAENYGISRASVREAIRILDAMGVVRSSVGSGPTSGAIVVSDPSAGLSSALRLHVASNRLPVEDIVQTRILLETWTARAGAEREDGDTEREQAAQLLEAMDHPEVDRAAFHELDARFHVALSSLAGNEVMATIMESLSGSIVDYVKGSMDAMEDWPDVLEVLRTQHHGIFDAVQSRDGELAARLLREHIEWFYQRAGDAKTPRPHTIT from the coding sequence GTGACAACCCCCGCAGCCGGAGCAGCTCCCCGCCCTCGAACCCACGACGCACTGCTGAAAGACATTGAAGCGGACCTGCGCGCCGGCAAGATCAAGGTCGGCGACCGGCTCCCGGGCGAACGGACCCTGGCGGAAAACTACGGAATCTCCAGGGCATCAGTGCGGGAGGCCATCCGGATCCTCGACGCCATGGGGGTGGTCCGCAGCTCGGTGGGGTCCGGGCCCACCTCCGGTGCCATCGTCGTTTCCGATCCGTCCGCCGGGCTCTCCTCCGCGCTCCGGCTGCATGTTGCCAGCAACCGCCTGCCGGTCGAGGACATTGTCCAGACCCGCATCCTCCTGGAAACCTGGACTGCCCGTGCAGGTGCAGAGCGTGAGGACGGCGACACGGAGCGCGAACAGGCGGCCCAGCTGCTGGAGGCCATGGACCACCCCGAGGTGGACCGGGCAGCCTTCCACGAGCTGGATGCCCGGTTCCACGTGGCGCTGAGCTCGCTCGCGGGCAACGAGGTGATGGCCACCATCATGGAGTCCCTCAGCGGTTCGATCGTCGACTATGTCAAGGGTTCCATGGACGCCATGGAGGACTGGCCGGATGTCCTGGAAGTCCTCCGCACCCAACACCACGGAATCTTCGATGCCGTCCAGTCCCGGGACGGCGAACTCGCCGCGCGCCTGCTGCGCGAGCACATCGAATGGTTCTACCAGCGGGCAGGGGACGCCAAGACGCCCCGGCCCCACACCATCACCTAA
- a CDS encoding L-lactate permease, whose amino-acid sequence MDHFTPSTDPVLNSVAWSAIVALLPLLTFFLLLAVAKTKAHVAGGFALLVALVVGILAFKMPAGLALLSATQGGVFGAFPVLWIVVMAVWLYQVTVLSGRFEDLRRVFDVIGGGDVRLQGVLIAFCFGGLLEALAGFGAPVAITATMLLALGLPPLRAAAAVLVANTAPVAFGAMAIPITTAAGLTGLHATDIGAMVGRQAPLLATFVPLILLFILDGRKGLKDCWPAALVVGFSFAAAQFLCSNFFSYELTDIMASLVGLGAAVLFFRFWRPRGTAAARDRLGVAAESVAAVGATAGNGGPRSARSGSAATVEAAERESLTPARTWLALFPYFLVIVVFGIVKLWKLGVDLPAALAATDVKIPWPVLHDALVSADGKPLSSTVYVFQWLSSPGTLLLITGLIVAVVYARFDDRGRFPMTVGNAVAEIGRTIFKMRWAGLTIITVLALAYVMNNSGQTVSIGVWLAGTGSFFAFLSPVLGWLGTAVTGSDTSANALFAKLQQTAGVNAGIDPTLLVAGNTAGGVVGKLISPQNLAIAATAVNLDGQESVLLRKVVGWSVGLLLVLCTIVYLQSTPVLGWMLP is encoded by the coding sequence GTGGACCACTTCACCCCCAGCACTGACCCGGTGCTGAACAGCGTTGCCTGGTCGGCCATTGTCGCCCTGCTGCCGCTGCTGACCTTCTTTCTCCTGCTCGCCGTCGCCAAGACCAAAGCCCACGTGGCCGGCGGATTTGCCCTGCTGGTGGCCCTGGTGGTGGGCATCCTGGCGTTCAAGATGCCGGCCGGCCTGGCGCTCCTGTCCGCAACCCAGGGCGGCGTTTTCGGCGCCTTCCCTGTGCTGTGGATTGTGGTCATGGCCGTCTGGCTCTACCAGGTGACGGTGCTCAGCGGCCGCTTTGAGGACCTCCGCCGGGTCTTCGATGTCATTGGCGGCGGCGACGTCCGCCTGCAGGGTGTCCTCATCGCCTTCTGCTTCGGCGGGCTGCTCGAAGCCCTTGCCGGGTTCGGCGCGCCGGTGGCCATTACCGCCACCATGCTGCTGGCCCTCGGCCTTCCTCCGTTGCGGGCAGCCGCCGCCGTGCTGGTGGCCAACACCGCTCCGGTCGCCTTCGGCGCAATGGCCATCCCGATCACTACCGCCGCCGGACTTACCGGGCTGCACGCGACGGACATCGGCGCCATGGTGGGCCGCCAGGCACCGCTGCTGGCAACTTTCGTCCCGCTGATCCTGCTCTTCATCCTGGACGGACGCAAGGGCTTGAAGGACTGCTGGCCTGCCGCTTTGGTCGTCGGATTTTCCTTTGCCGCAGCGCAGTTCCTCTGCTCCAACTTCTTCTCGTACGAACTCACCGACATCATGGCCTCATTGGTCGGCCTGGGCGCGGCTGTCCTGTTCTTCCGGTTCTGGAGGCCCCGCGGCACGGCGGCAGCGCGTGACCGGCTGGGCGTGGCCGCGGAGTCCGTGGCCGCCGTCGGTGCCACGGCTGGTAACGGCGGCCCGCGAAGCGCCCGTTCAGGCAGCGCGGCCACCGTGGAGGCGGCCGAGCGCGAAAGCCTCACCCCGGCACGTACCTGGCTCGCGCTGTTTCCCTACTTCCTGGTCATTGTGGTGTTCGGTATCGTCAAACTGTGGAAGCTCGGCGTCGACCTTCCTGCCGCCCTCGCCGCCACCGACGTAAAGATCCCGTGGCCGGTCCTCCACGACGCCCTGGTCAGCGCCGACGGCAAGCCGCTGTCCTCCACCGTCTACGTCTTCCAGTGGCTGTCCAGCCCCGGCACGCTCCTGCTGATCACCGGCCTGATTGTGGCGGTCGTCTACGCCCGCTTCGATGACCGCGGCCGCTTCCCCATGACGGTAGGCAACGCCGTGGCCGAAATCGGGCGGACCATCTTCAAGATGCGATGGGCCGGCCTCACCATCATCACGGTGCTTGCCCTTGCCTACGTCATGAACAACTCCGGCCAGACGGTCTCGATCGGCGTGTGGCTGGCCGGCACCGGAAGCTTCTTCGCGTTCCTCTCCCCCGTGCTCGGCTGGCTGGGCACGGCCGTGACCGGTTCGGACACCTCCGCGAACGCACTGTTTGCCAAGCTGCAGCAGACCGCGGGCGTGAATGCGGGCATCGACCCGACCCTGCTCGTGGCCGGCAACACCGCCGGTGGCGTGGTGGGCAAACTCATCAGCCCGCAGAACCTCGCCATTGCCGCCACCGCCGTGAACCTCGACGGCCAGGAGTCCGTCCTTCTGCGTAAGGTAGTCGGATGGAGCGTGGGGTTGCTTCTGGTGCTGTGCACCATCGTCTACCTGCAGTCCACCCCAGTCCTGGGCTGGATGCTCCCCTAG